A genome region from Triticum aestivum cultivar Chinese Spring chromosome 2B, IWGSC CS RefSeq v2.1, whole genome shotgun sequence includes the following:
- the LOC123047207 gene encoding protein bfr2 isoform X1 translates to MDTAMHPAGADDGGLADPLTGNAGTGTEGIICGMPDFKMGGKRGDESAPTDAGDEDGEDDDGDEDGDFAEGEEEISEGEEYDNPKASDAKKKQIGEGEENGEDDEEEQEEQEGGGGDDDDDDDDNDDDNEDDDDDDDDVAAEDDGDGVEEEDDDDDEEEDDEDSLQPPKKRKK, encoded by the exons ATGGACACCGCCATGCACCCCGCCGGCGCCGACGACGGCGGCCTCGCCGACCCGCTCACCGGCAACGCGGGCACAGGCACCGAG GGCATTATTTGTGGTATGCCAGACTTCAAGATGGGTGGAAAGAGGGGCGATGAATCTGCCCCTACTGATGCTGGTGATGAAGACGGCGAAGATGATGACGGGGATGAGGATGGTGACTTCGCGGAGGGCGAAGAGGAAATCTCGGAAGGAGAGGAGTATGACAACCCCAAGGCCAGTGACGCCAAGAAGAAACAAATAGGCGAGGGTGAGGAGAATGGCGAGGATGATGAGGAAGAACAAGAGGAGCAGGAGGGTGGAGgaggtgacgacgatgatgatgacgacgacaacgacgatgacaatgaggacgacgacgatgatgacgatgatgtcGCTGCTGAAGACGATGGAGATGGAGtagaagaggaggatgatgacgatgatgaggaggaggacgatgaggaCTCGCTCCAGCccccgaagaagaggaagaagtga
- the LOC123047207 gene encoding prothymosin alpha-B isoform X2: protein MVQRRVAYKGIICGMPDFKMGGKRGDESAPTDAGDEDGEDDDGDEDGDFAEGEEEISEGEEYDNPKASDAKKKQIGEGEENGEDDEEEQEEQEGGGGDDDDDDDDNDDDNEDDDDDDDDVAAEDDGDGVEEEDDDDDEEEDDEDSLQPPKKRKK, encoded by the exons ATGGTCCAGAGGAGAGTAGCATACAAG GGCATTATTTGTGGTATGCCAGACTTCAAGATGGGTGGAAAGAGGGGCGATGAATCTGCCCCTACTGATGCTGGTGATGAAGACGGCGAAGATGATGACGGGGATGAGGATGGTGACTTCGCGGAGGGCGAAGAGGAAATCTCGGAAGGAGAGGAGTATGACAACCCCAAGGCCAGTGACGCCAAGAAGAAACAAATAGGCGAGGGTGAGGAGAATGGCGAGGATGATGAGGAAGAACAAGAGGAGCAGGAGGGTGGAGgaggtgacgacgatgatgatgacgacgacaacgacgatgacaatgaggacgacgacgatgatgacgatgatgtcGCTGCTGAAGACGATGGAGATGGAGtagaagaggaggatgatgacgatgatgaggaggaggacgatgaggaCTCGCTCCAGCccccgaagaagaggaagaagtga